A stretch of the Taeniopygia guttata chromosome 3, bTaeGut7.mat, whole genome shotgun sequence genome encodes the following:
- the LOC140683812 gene encoding acrosin-like translates to MNWLGLLVLLTLAGLAEGTWDNCGGICGLRPMVYEYEYMDHDNGTTRVVGGADAKLGAWPWIVSLKHPAIPGTRHLCGGSLITAEWVLTAAHCFDPIRKIGMVYLVIGATQLTKPGHGAQLRRIKKLVRHEHYNPSDKSNDIALLQLSKPVDCNPYVQLACVADPALSLSELQNCWVAGWGATAARSQTSSDILQEAKVQLIDVQLCNSSGWYAGVVHTHNLCAGYPQGKIDTCQGDSGGPLMCQDENSDFFWIVGVTSWGRGCARVKRPGIYTSTLYFYDWILAHISPETIENAY, encoded by the exons CCTCGTCCTGCTGACCCTGGCCgggctggcagaggggacaTGGGACAACTGCGG AGGGATATGTGGACTCCGACCCATGGTGTATGAGTATGAGTACATGGATCATGACAACGGCACGACACGTGTTGTCGGTGGTGCAGATGCCAAGCTAGGGGCCTGGCCCTGGATTGTCAGCCTTAAGCATCCTGCAATACCAGGCACAAGACACCTGTGTGGAGGGTCTCTCATCACTGCAGAGTGGGTCCTCACAGCAGCCCATTGCTTTGATCCCATCAG GAAAATTGGCATGGTTTATCTGGTGATTGGGGCCACCCAATTGACTAAGCCGGGACATGGAGCACAACTGCGACGGATTAAGAAGTTAGTGCGTCATGAACACTATAATCCAAGTGACAAAAGTAACGACATTGccttgctgcagctgagcaagCCTGTTGACTGCAACCCCTATGTCCAGCTGGCCTGTGTGGCTGACCCTGCCCTAAGCCTGTCAgagctgcagaactgctggGTGGCTGGCTGGGGTGCCACTGCTGCAAGAT CTCAAACCTCAAGTGATATCCTCCAGGAGGCCAAGGTTCAGCTCATCGATGTCCAGCTCTGCAACAGCAGTGGCTGGTATGCAGGGGTAGTCCACACCCACAACTTGTGTGCTGGTTACCCACAGGGCAAGATCGACACCTGCCAG GGTGACAGTGGTGGTCCTCTCATGTGCCAAGACGAAAACAGTGACTTCTTCTGGATTGTTGGAGTGACCAGCTGGGGAAGAGGCTGTGCCAGAGTAAAGCGGCCTGGAATCTACACATCCACTCTTTACTTCTATGACTGGATTCTGGCCCACATCAGCCCAGAGACAATTGAAAATGCTTATTGA